In Negativicutes bacterium, a single genomic region encodes these proteins:
- a CDS encoding ABC transporter permease, which yields MFALFKMKCILLLRDYIGLFFTIIFCPMLLVLFGSIYGNTPNPFFGGLGTVDISIPAYTGLVFAGAGLISMPVSIASSRERGELRRYQMTPVPPAAYLITDMLVYYLVSLVGIALIVLIGYFGWGAVFEGNVLFLIAGLLLSGICIFSIGLAVASVSGSAMVAQAIGMVVSFPMMFLSGASMPLEMLPDAINKISKFMPLTYCVSSMRNIWIGNAFSTFQNDFLIMFLISVVFIIFSFFIFKWE from the coding sequence ATGTTTGCCTTATTTAAGATGAAATGCATTTTGCTGCTCCGGGATTATATCGGACTCTTTTTCACCATTATCTTCTGCCCAATGCTCCTTGTCTTATTTGGTTCTATATATGGCAATACTCCCAATCCATTTTTCGGAGGACTCGGGACCGTAGATATTTCTATCCCCGCATATACAGGTCTTGTTTTTGCAGGTGCAGGACTTATCAGTATGCCAGTTTCCATAGCAAGCAGTCGGGAGCGGGGCGAATTACGTCGATATCAGATGACGCCTGTTCCACCGGCTGCATACCTTATTACCGATATGCTTGTGTACTATCTCGTGTCGCTGGTCGGTATAGCACTAATAGTTTTGATTGGTTACTTCGGCTGGGGTGCGGTCTTCGAGGGGAATGTATTATTTTTGATTGCAGGGCTGCTTTTATCCGGAATCTGCATTTTTTCAATCGGTCTTGCAGTGGCATCAGTATCAGGTAGTGCAATGGTGGCGCAGGCCATCGGTATGGTGGTATCTTTTCCAATGATGTTCCTTTCCGGAGCAAGTATGCCTCTGGAAATGCTACCGGATGCAATCAATAAAATTTCGAAATTTATGCCGTTGACATATTGTGTAAGCAGTATGCGTAATATATGGATCGGAAACGCTTTCAGTACATTTCAAAATGATTTTTTAATTATGTTTTTGATTTCAGTTGTATTTATTATATTTTCCTTCTTTATCTTCAAATGGGAATAA
- a CDS encoding ABC transporter ATP-binding protein: protein MQAIKINEVYKSYGAKEVLKGINLTIDEGEIFGFVGPNGVGKTTLIECILGMREITSGNIDVFGLDAKRDHSKFVRLVGAQLQHAEISPNLKTKEAVVLQAGLFKTRVNVCDELEKVGLRDQRNTFFSKLSGGQKQRLLICLASVHKPKILFFDELSTGLDPISRRDAWGRVLQLKGEGKTIILTTHFMDEIESVCDRVAVLKDGKIHSADTPANLVAKLPYHIVYEFESADEIAPVMITADFPMLSVAQISDMQYRLCVNSEITETELSNYMEHHGYRIQRIKKRKTYFEDYYYDLFTGRKG, encoded by the coding sequence ATGCAAGCAATAAAAATCAACGAAGTATACAAGAGCTATGGTGCTAAGGAGGTACTCAAAGGTATCAATCTGACCATCGATGAAGGTGAGATTTTTGGCTTTGTGGGTCCCAACGGAGTGGGGAAAACCACACTCATTGAATGTATTCTTGGTATGAGAGAGATTACAAGCGGCAATATTGATGTATTTGGTTTGGATGCCAAACGTGATCACTCTAAATTCGTAAGACTGGTAGGCGCTCAACTGCAGCATGCGGAGATATCTCCGAATCTAAAGACAAAAGAAGCGGTTGTGCTTCAGGCGGGACTGTTTAAAACGAGGGTAAATGTCTGTGACGAGCTGGAAAAGGTGGGGCTGCGAGACCAGAGAAATACTTTTTTCTCCAAGCTATCCGGGGGTCAGAAACAGCGCCTGTTAATTTGCCTTGCTTCTGTTCATAAACCGAAAATTTTGTTCTTTGATGAGCTATCAACCGGACTAGACCCCATTTCACGAAGAGATGCCTGGGGCAGAGTACTTCAACTCAAGGGAGAGGGGAAAACGATCATATTGACAACACATTTCATGGATGAAATAGAGAGTGTGTGTGACAGAGTAGCTGTGCTAAAGGATGGGAAAATTCATTCAGCAGATACACCGGCTAATTTGGTTGCCAAGCTGCCTTATCATATCGTATATGAATTTGAATCCGCCGATGAAATTGCGCCCGTTATGATAACAGCGGACTTTCCCATGCTATCCGTTGCTCAGATATCCGATATGCAATACCGGCTTTGTGTAAACTCAGAAATTACCGAAACAGAGCTATCAAATTATATGGAACATCACGGTTATCGCATTCAACGTATTAAGAAACGCAAAACATATTTTGAAGACTACTATTACGATCTCTTTACAGGAAGAAAGGGATAA